The Coregonus clupeaformis isolate EN_2021a chromosome 13, ASM2061545v1, whole genome shotgun sequence genome includes a region encoding these proteins:
- the LOC121580333 gene encoding erythropoietin-like isoform X3 translates to MMCVVPPGLVVVLLIVLQWAGRGLPSPVRPICDPRVLDRFIMEARDTETALRGCAMTGTFVVPLTNVDFVVLETKDTGEQALEVQSGLSLLGQALGAVRESVSRAAVQSLIDNNKSNIHSLSQVLRSLHIQVTHLGVTCPSLQCQQ, encoded by the exons ATGATGTGTGTTGTTCCCCCAGGGCTGGTGGTGGTACTGCTAATAGTACTCCAGTGGGCAGGACGAGGCCTCCCTTCTCCTGTCAGGCCCATCTGTGACCCCCGCGTTCTGGACCGCTTCATCATGGAGGCCCGTGACACAGAGACCGCTCTG CGAGGTTGTGCCATGACAGGTACATTTGTGGTTCCTCTGACAAACGTTGACTTTGTGGTCTTGGAGACAAAGGAT ACTGGGGAGCAGGCTCTGGAGGTCCAGTCGGGGCTGTCTCTGTTAGGCCAGGCCCTGGGTGCTGTGAGGGAGTCAGTGAGCCGTGCTGCCGTGCAGAGCCTCATCGACAACAACAAGAGCAACATCCACAGCCTGAGCCAGGTGCTGCGCAGCCTCCACATCCAGGTGACTCACTTAGGAGT gacctgtccctctctccagtgCCAGCAGTAG
- the LOC121580333 gene encoding erythropoietin-like isoform X2: MSSISGLVVVLLIVLQWAGRGLPSPVRPICDPRVLDRFIMEARDTETALRGCAMTGTFVVPLTNVDFVVLETKDTGEQALEVQSGLSLLGQALGAVRESVSRAAVQSLIDNNKSNIHSLSQVLRSLHIQDLSLSPVPAVGDSATRKVSSLSELLRVHTNFLRGKVRLLLTNAPACQQNST; encoded by the exons GGCTGGTGGTGGTACTGCTAATAGTACTCCAGTGGGCAGGACGAGGCCTCCCTTCTCCTGTCAGGCCCATCTGTGACCCCCGCGTTCTGGACCGCTTCATCATGGAGGCCCGTGACACAGAGACCGCTCTG CGAGGTTGTGCCATGACAGGTACATTTGTGGTTCCTCTGACAAACGTTGACTTTGTGGTCTTGGAGACAAAGGAT ACTGGGGAGCAGGCTCTGGAGGTCCAGTCGGGGCTGTCTCTGTTAGGCCAGGCCCTGGGTGCTGTGAGGGAGTCAGTGAGCCGTGCTGCCGTGCAGAGCCTCATCGACAACAACAAGAGCAACATCCACAGCCTGAGCCAGGTGCTGCGCAGCCTCCACATCCAG gacctgtccctctctccagtgCCAGCAGTAGGTGACTCAGCGACCAGGAAGGTGTCGTCCCTATCCGAGCTGCTCCGTGTCCACACCAACTTCCTACGAGGAAAGGTTCGCCTGCTGCTCACCAACGCACCTGCCTGTCAACAGAACAGCACGTGA
- the LOC121580333 gene encoding erythropoietin-like isoform X1: MMCVVPPGLVVVLLIVLQWAGRGLPSPVRPICDPRVLDRFIMEARDTETALRGCAMTGTFVVPLTNVDFVVLETKDTGEQALEVQSGLSLLGQALGAVRESVSRAAVQSLIDNNKSNIHSLSQVLRSLHIQDLSLSPVPAVGDSATRKVSSLSELLRVHTNFLRGKVRLLLTNAPACQQNST; the protein is encoded by the exons ATGATGTGTGTTGTTCCCCCAGGGCTGGTGGTGGTACTGCTAATAGTACTCCAGTGGGCAGGACGAGGCCTCCCTTCTCCTGTCAGGCCCATCTGTGACCCCCGCGTTCTGGACCGCTTCATCATGGAGGCCCGTGACACAGAGACCGCTCTG CGAGGTTGTGCCATGACAGGTACATTTGTGGTTCCTCTGACAAACGTTGACTTTGTGGTCTTGGAGACAAAGGAT ACTGGGGAGCAGGCTCTGGAGGTCCAGTCGGGGCTGTCTCTGTTAGGCCAGGCCCTGGGTGCTGTGAGGGAGTCAGTGAGCCGTGCTGCCGTGCAGAGCCTCATCGACAACAACAAGAGCAACATCCACAGCCTGAGCCAGGTGCTGCGCAGCCTCCACATCCAG gacctgtccctctctccagtgCCAGCAGTAGGTGACTCAGCGACCAGGAAGGTGTCGTCCCTATCCGAGCTGCTCCGTGTCCACACCAACTTCCTACGAGGAAAGGTTCGCCTGCTGCTCACCAACGCACCTGCCTGTCAACAGAACAGCACGTGA